One Polaribacter sp. SA4-12 genomic window carries:
- a CDS encoding RagB/SusD family nutrient uptake outer membrane protein codes for MRNYNKKIKLGFIFMASLFILSACSDDYLNNSKIYAEDSESFFNSEADYYNALVAAYDPLQSTFINVLMGEIASNNTLCGGESATDVPGYQQVDDMTHSPINAQLQNLWSWMYGGVNRASYIIEFKDKTDFTGKNVMLGEAYFLRAYYNFELVKWFGDIPIKPEGRFVLGDEKTLPRSPKADVYALIEADLKYAVANLSYTAPQTGRATKGAAEALLGKVYLYQDKFTEAASILESVINNGGYVLESDYNKIFEFAGENGTGSVFEVQYTDVEGAGFGCLQCSEGNVAVGFQGVRGYQGTLFTSGFSFNVPTQEVVDEFEAGDNRKDVAILDINAWAASTGAEFTTGYEHTGYFNRKYIPRVRSADAAGDLNITNPNNYRAIRFADVLLMAAEANNRKSTPNDTKAKTFLNRVRERAFGNADNNITTTGSNLTSAIYKERRVELVGEGHQFFDLVRTGRGAQIAGFTTGKNEVFPIPLEEIQFSQGNWSQNPQY; via the coding sequence ATGAGAAATTACAATAAAAAAATAAAATTAGGATTCATCTTTATGGCAAGCTTATTTATTTTAAGCGCCTGTTCAGATGATTACTTAAATAATTCTAAGATTTATGCAGAAGATTCTGAATCTTTTTTCAATTCAGAAGCAGATTACTATAATGCATTAGTAGCTGCATATGACCCATTACAATCTACATTTATAAATGTATTAATGGGCGAGATTGCATCAAACAACACACTTTGTGGTGGTGAGAGCGCAACTGATGTTCCTGGATATCAACAAGTAGATGATATGACACATTCTCCTATAAATGCTCAACTTCAAAATTTATGGAGTTGGATGTATGGAGGTGTAAATAGAGCATCTTATATAATTGAATTTAAAGATAAAACAGATTTTACAGGTAAAAATGTAATGCTTGGAGAAGCTTATTTCTTAAGAGCATATTACAATTTCGAATTAGTTAAATGGTTTGGTGATATTCCTATTAAACCAGAAGGACGTTTTGTTTTAGGTGATGAAAAAACATTACCAAGATCACCAAAAGCAGATGTTTATGCTTTAATTGAAGCAGATTTAAAATATGCTGTTGCTAACTTATCTTACACAGCTCCACAAACTGGTAGAGCTACAAAAGGTGCTGCAGAAGCATTGTTAGGTAAAGTTTACTTATATCAAGATAAATTTACAGAAGCTGCATCAATTTTAGAAAGTGTGATTAACAATGGAGGTTACGTTTTAGAGTCTGATTATAATAAAATTTTCGAATTTGCTGGTGAAAACGGAACTGGATCTGTTTTTGAAGTGCAATATACAGATGTAGAAGGAGCAGGATTTGGTTGTTTACAATGTAGTGAAGGTAATGTAGCTGTAGGTTTTCAGGGTGTAAGAGGGTATCAAGGTACTTTATTTACTTCTGGGTTTAGTTTTAATGTTCCAACTCAAGAAGTTGTAGATGAATTTGAAGCTGGTGATAATCGTAAAGATGTAGCAATTTTAGATATAAATGCTTGGGCTGCATCAACTGGAGCAGAATTTACTACAGGTTATGAACACACAGGGTATTTTAATAGAAAATACATTCCTAGAGTTAGAAGTGCAGATGCTGCAGGAGATTTAAATATTACAAATCCAAATAACTACAGAGCAATTCGTTTTGCAGATGTATTATTAATGGCTGCAGAAGCAAACAATAGAAAATCAACTCCAAATGATACTAAAGCTAAAACTTTTTTAAATAGAGTTAGAGAAAGAGCTTTTGGTAATGCAGACAATAACATTACTACAACAGGGTCTAATTTAACTTCTGCAATTTATAAAGAACGTAGAGTTGAATTAGTAGGTGAAGGTCACCAGTTTTTTGACTTGGTTAGAACAGGTAGAGGGGCTCAAATTGCTGGTTTTACAACTGGTAAAAACGAAGTTTTCCCAATTCCTTTAGAAGAAATACAGTTTTCACAAGGAAATTGGTCACAAAATCCACAATACTAA